CGCCGTTGACGACACGTTCGCCCCCCAAGCGAATGCCCACGGGCGGCGCGTTTGGGAAACGCGATGTAAAAGCGGAGTATTCGGACAAGCTTACTGCGAGCGTACCCTCTCCGACGCGCTCCACGAAATCGCGAATCGCCGACGGTGTGACGTAGGGCAAGTCGCTGGTCGCGTAAATCAATCGCTCGTTCGGCGGCCACGCCCGCAGCGCTCGCAATAGATTCTCGCTCCCCGAGGGGCTTTCGTCGACAACACGCTCGACCCACGACGCACATGCGGCACGAACATCGGCGCCGCCGACGACCGCAATCTCATTCACTCCTGCGTCGTGCAGGGCTTGGATCATTCGCCCGAGCATGCTCGTCCCGCGCACCTGGGCGAGCGCTTTGATGTGCGTTCCCGCAGCCTCCGCGAAGGCACCGTCAATGCGGCCCCCAGCGGTAACCACGGCCTTCACGTTAAGGAAGCCCCAATGCCGGCGCTTCCACGGCGCTTATTTTTTGGCGATGGTCTTTTTCTTGCCGGCGACCGTGCGCTTGGGACCCTTACGCGTTCGCGCATTTGTTTTCGTGCGCTGCCCACGCACGGGCAGACCGCGCCGATGACGGAGCCCGCGATACGAACCGATGTCCATGAGCCGTTTGATGTTGCCCGCAACCTCGCGGCGGAGGTCGCCTTCGACGCGCAACTGCATTGAGTCGATGGCGTCACGCAGCTTTTTTTCGTCTTCTTCGCTCATCGCCTTGACGCGAAGATCGGCATTGACGCCCGCAAAGGCGAGCAGCTTGCGCGCCGTCGGCAGACCGATGCCGTAGATGTACGTCAGCGCAACCTCAACCCGCTTCTCACGCGGAAGGTCAATACCAGCGATACGAGCCACTTTATAACTTCCTCTCTAAATCCTGAGCTTGTCGAAGGGCCTCTCTGATCCTGAGCTTGTCGAAGGACTCTCTAGCCCTGAGCTTTACCCTTGCACCTGCTTGTGCTTGGGATTGACGTCGCAGATCACGCGCACCTTACCCTCGCGGCGAATGACCTTACAATTTTCACAAATTCTCTTAACCGATGGCCTGACTTTCATCCTAATTTACC
This Candidatus Eremiobacterota bacterium DNA region includes the following protein-coding sequences:
- a CDS encoding nucleotidyltransferase family protein — its product is MVTAGGRIDGAFAEAAGTHIKALAQVRGTSMLGRMIQALHDAGVNEIAVVGGADVRAACASWVERVVDESPSGSENLLRALRAWPPNERLIYATSDLPYVTPSAIRDFVERVGEGTLAVSLSEYSAFTSRFPNAPPVGIRLGGERVVNGGLFSIPQGANEKLAALATRFFEARKQPWRMASLVGPGVLLRFLSGRLRVSDLEAMALHVLQVPAQALRGCAPELAYDVDTAEDYRYACTHE
- the rpsM gene encoding 30S ribosomal protein S13, coding for MARIAGIDLPREKRVEVALTYIYGIGLPTARKLLAFAGVNADLRVKAMSEEDEKKLRDAIDSMQLRVEGDLRREVAGNIKRLMDIGSYRGLRHRRGLPVRGQRTKTNARTRKGPKRTVAGKKKTIAKK
- the rpmJ gene encoding 50S ribosomal protein L36; its protein translation is MKVRPSVKRICENCKVIRREGKVRVICDVNPKHKQVQG